From the Motacilla alba alba isolate MOTALB_02 chromosome Z, Motacilla_alba_V1.0_pri, whole genome shotgun sequence genome, one window contains:
- the F2R gene encoding proteinase-activated receptor 1, translating into MRPRALLCALALLCCPPPRPAIPNNSSIPHIRSFSMRLSSSPEADLIPVDGDTENDLEVGSGATNQTASFLPEQRMMSVQTARYLTSPWLTRFVPSIYTLVLVLSLPLNITAILVFLKKMKIEKPAVIYMLNLALADVLFVSVLPFKIVYHFSGNDWVFGPQMCRFITAAFFCNMYCSIMFMTSISFDRFLAVVYPMQSLGWRTLTRASLVCFIIWLVAITGVIPFLLREQTMEIPRLNITTCHDVLRESELHGYYLHFFSVLSSVFFIVPFIISSVCYVCIIRCLSSSTIVAKQNKKTRALLLCVTVFSVFVICFGPTNVLLLIHYIHFSYDNSLEYLYFAYLLCVSISSISCCIDPFIYYYASSQYQRQFFSLFNCKKTFDPNSSNSSGQLMSTSSTRRATLTTNVNNSVYRKLLAMH; encoded by the exons ATGCGGCCCCGGGCGCTGCTGTGCGCCCTGGCGCTGCTGTGctgcccgccgccccggccAG CCATTCCAAATAACAGCAGCATACCACACATCAGAAGTTTTTCCATGCGTCTTTCTTCCAGTCCAGAGGCTGATCTTATTCCTGTTGATGGTGATACTGAAAATGACTTGGAAGTTGGATCAGGAGCCACCAATCAGACTGCATCATTCCTACCTGAACAACGAATGATGTCAGTTCAAACAGCAAGATACCTCACTAGTCCGTGGCTGACTCGTTTTGTTCCTTCAATTTACACCCTAGTGCTTGTGCTGAGTCTCCCTCTGAACATTACAGCAATACTTGTGTTtctgaaaaagatgaaaattgaAAAGCCAGCTGTAATATACATGCTGAATTTGGCCCTTGCAGATGTTCTCTTTGTAAGTGTGCTTCCATTTAAGATTGTTTATCATTTTTCTGGAAATGACTGGGTTTTTGGGCCTCAGATGTGCCGTTTCATCACTGCTGCCTTCTTCTGCAACATGTACTGCTCAATAATGTTTATGACGAGCATAAGCTTCGATCGCTTCCTAGCAGTGGTGTACCCCATGCAGTCCCTGGGGTGGCGTACACTAACTCGTGCCTCACTGGTTTGTTTCATAATATGGCTTGTAGCAATAACCGGGGTTATACCTTTTCTCCTACGAGAGCAAACAATGGAAATACCCAGGTTAAATATAACTACGTGCCATGATGTGCTGAGAGAATCCGAACTTCACGGCTATTACCTCCACTTCTTCTCTGTCTtgtcttctgtgtttttcataGTGCCATTTATAATTTCTTCTGTCTGTTATGTGTGTATCATTCGCTGTCTTAGTTCTTCCACCATTGttgcaaagcaaaataagaagACACGTGCCTTGCTCTTGTGTGTgactgttttttctgtttttgttatTTGCTTTGGACCAACAAATGTTCTCCTCTTAATTCATTATATCCATTTTTCATATGACAACAGCTTAGAGTATCTCTACTTTGCCTATCTACTCTGTGTTTCTATCAGCAGCATTAGCTGCTGCATTGACCCCTTTATTTACTACTATGCTTCTTCTCAGTATCAGAGGCaatttttcagtctcttcaATTGTAAAAAGACTTTTGATCCTAACAGTAGTAACAGCAGTGGCCAGTTGATGTCTACCAGTAGTACTAGAAGGGCTACATTGACTACTAATGTGAATAACAGCGTCTACAGAAAATTACTAGCAATGCATTGA